A section of the Streptomyces sp. CG1 genome encodes:
- a CDS encoding FAD-dependent oxidoreductase, translating into MTRTRTAIVVGGGIAGPVTALALRRAGIEATVHESYATTADGVGGGLGVAPNGRAALGLVGLDRVGAPMNAIVLQNHKGRTITEIRQPMQFSWRADLYRRLYDLTLSQGVEVHHGRQLVDVRESDTGIRAVFADGTTSEEADVLIGADGLRSTVRRLIDPQAPQPRYSGLLGFGAQVHGAGLPPTGDRMYMAFGRRAFFGYQSFDDGTGVWFANLPHSYLTWQQVRQTSNEEWLHRLGEAFAGDSVPALELLRRTTPGSLITAGPMEDLPHVPHWHRGRMVLVGDSAHATSPSSGQGVSLAAESAVELARALRDLPHEQAFAAYERARRARVERVIAQGARSNSGKAAGPVGRVVRDALLPLFARLATPEKMAWQYDHRIRWEDPVAA; encoded by the coding sequence ACCCGCACCGCCATCGTCGTGGGCGGCGGCATCGCCGGCCCCGTCACAGCCCTCGCGCTGCGCCGGGCCGGGATCGAGGCCACCGTGCACGAGTCCTATGCGACGACCGCCGACGGCGTAGGCGGCGGCCTGGGTGTCGCGCCCAACGGCCGCGCCGCACTCGGTCTGGTCGGACTCGACCGGGTCGGCGCCCCGATGAACGCCATCGTGTTGCAGAACCACAAGGGCAGGACCATCACAGAGATCCGCCAGCCCATGCAGTTCAGCTGGCGCGCCGATCTGTACCGACGGCTCTACGACCTGACCCTGAGCCAGGGCGTCGAAGTGCACCACGGCCGACAGCTGGTCGACGTCCGCGAGAGCGACACCGGTATCCGGGCCGTCTTTGCCGACGGCACCACCAGCGAGGAGGCCGACGTGCTGATCGGCGCCGACGGCCTGCGCTCCACCGTGCGCAGGCTGATCGATCCCCAGGCGCCCCAGCCGCGCTACTCAGGGCTGCTGGGCTTCGGCGCCCAGGTGCACGGCGCCGGACTGCCGCCCACCGGCGACCGTATGTACATGGCTTTCGGCCGCCGGGCTTTCTTCGGCTACCAGTCGTTCGACGACGGTACCGGCGTCTGGTTCGCCAACCTCCCCCATTCCTACCTGACATGGCAGCAGGTGCGGCAGACCTCGAACGAGGAGTGGCTGCACCGGCTGGGCGAGGCCTTCGCCGGGGACAGCGTCCCCGCCCTGGAACTGCTGCGGCGCACCACGCCCGGCAGCCTGATCACCGCCGGTCCCATGGAGGATCTCCCGCACGTCCCGCACTGGCACCGCGGCCGCATGGTGCTGGTCGGCGACTCTGCCCACGCCACCTCGCCCAGTTCCGGCCAGGGTGTCTCGCTCGCCGCGGAGAGCGCTGTGGAACTCGCCCGGGCGCTACGGGACCTGCCGCACGAGCAGGCGTTCGCCGCCTATGAGCGCGCCCGCCGCGCCCGGGTCGAGCGAGTGATCGCCCAGGGCGCCCGCAGCAACAGCGGCAAGGCTGCCGGGCCGGTGGGACGGGTGGTCCGGGACGCTCTCCTGCCGCTGTTCGCCCGCCTCGCCACGCCCGAGAAGATGGCCTGGCAGTACGACCACCGGATCCGCTGGGAGGACCCCGTCGCCGCCTGA
- a CDS encoding SGNH/GDSL hydrolase family protein, translating into MLGAVTGMALTVVPLSTAHMASAATPSAQGRGTRVTAWSPSMTAGGPSFDHETIRMVVHSSIAGSDARVTLSNRYSTTPLVVGAVDVAVQASGGTATRGTIRNVTFGKSRHLTIPAGAEEVSDVVPISVSAGENLLVSLYVPGSTGMSTWHSDAFDTTYIAYGNHTGDDGAAAFGTTRTSWYYLAGLDVVSAVAKGTVVAFGDSITDGYHSSTGTYTRWPDFLARRLAAERAPQRLSVVDAGIGGNRVLTDVPNPWQGVSALKRFGHDALGRPGVKDVILLEGINDIGHNAGPDGQPLTAEDLIDGYRTLIDEAHTAHVRVIGATLLPDEGNGYYTPAAEAIRQSVNRWIRTSGAFDGVIDFDRAMRDPANPAALDPVYDSGDHLHPGDAGMKAMADAVDLRLLRI; encoded by the coding sequence GTGCTCGGCGCGGTGACCGGCATGGCCCTGACGGTCGTTCCGTTGAGCACCGCGCACATGGCGAGCGCCGCCACGCCGTCGGCGCAGGGCAGGGGCACACGGGTCACCGCCTGGTCGCCCAGCATGACGGCCGGCGGCCCGTCCTTCGACCACGAGACCATCCGGATGGTGGTGCACAGCAGCATCGCGGGCTCGGACGCCCGCGTCACCCTGTCCAACCGGTACAGCACCACCCCGCTCGTTGTCGGCGCCGTGGACGTGGCCGTCCAGGCGAGCGGTGGCACGGCGACGCGTGGCACCATCCGGAACGTCACCTTCGGCAAGTCCCGTCACCTGACGATCCCGGCCGGCGCCGAGGAGGTCAGCGACGTCGTCCCGATCTCGGTCAGCGCCGGGGAGAACCTGCTCGTCAGTCTGTACGTGCCCGGCAGCACAGGGATGTCGACCTGGCACTCCGACGCGTTCGACACCACGTACATCGCCTACGGCAACCACACGGGTGACGACGGCGCCGCCGCGTTCGGCACCACCAGGACCTCCTGGTACTACCTGGCCGGACTGGACGTCGTATCGGCGGTCGCGAAGGGCACCGTGGTCGCGTTCGGAGACTCCATCACGGACGGCTACCACTCCTCGACCGGCACCTACACCCGCTGGCCCGACTTCCTCGCACGCCGGCTGGCCGCCGAACGGGCTCCGCAGCGGCTGAGTGTCGTGGACGCCGGTATCGGCGGCAACCGGGTCCTCACCGACGTCCCGAACCCGTGGCAGGGGGTCAGCGCCCTGAAGCGCTTCGGTCATGACGCACTCGGCCGGCCGGGCGTCAAGGACGTGATCCTCCTCGAGGGCATCAACGACATCGGCCACAACGCCGGCCCCGACGGACAGCCGCTGACCGCCGAGGATCTCATCGACGGCTATCGCACCCTGATCGACGAGGCGCACACCGCCCACGTCCGTGTCATCGGCGCGACCCTGTTGCCCGACGAGGGCAACGGCTACTACACGCCTGCGGCCGAGGCGATCCGGCAGAGCGTCAACCGCTGGATCCGCACCAGCGGTGCCTTCGACGGTGTCATCGACTTCGACCGGGCCATGCGTGACCCCGCGAACCCGGCCGCCCTCGACCCGGTGTACGACTCGGGCGACCACCTCCATCCCGGTGACGCGGGCATGAAGGCCATGGCCGACGCGGTCGACCTGCGGCTCCTGCGCATCTGA
- a CDS encoding AAA family ATPase produces MNTAERPDCLIVTGMPGAGKSTVTRLITEQLPRSARLDGDFISRLVVGGRVGALGEPAEEAARQVELCNRNLCALANNFADAGFTPVIDWVIPDRAQLDFFVSLLPARRVLFVVLAPGSEVCRYRNTIRNPRERFDFDGYDALDAAMRRELGDVGWWFDTAALSPEETVEHIVREAGMEAAAGSSRRIAADSEGCDT; encoded by the coding sequence GTGAACACGGCTGAGAGACCGGACTGCCTGATCGTCACCGGGATGCCGGGTGCCGGGAAGTCGACGGTGACCAGGCTCATCACTGAGCAACTGCCCCGCTCCGCCCGGCTCGACGGCGATTTCATCAGCAGGCTGGTCGTCGGCGGTCGCGTCGGAGCGCTCGGCGAGCCGGCCGAGGAGGCTGCGCGGCAAGTCGAGTTGTGCAACCGCAATCTGTGCGCGCTGGCGAACAACTTCGCCGACGCCGGCTTCACGCCGGTCATCGACTGGGTGATCCCCGACCGCGCACAGCTGGACTTCTTCGTCTCCCTCCTCCCGGCTCGCCGGGTGTTGTTCGTCGTGCTCGCGCCGGGCAGCGAAGTGTGCCGGTACCGCAACACCATCAGGAACCCGCGGGAGCGGTTCGACTTCGACGGTTACGACGCTCTCGACGCCGCAATGAGGCGCGAACTCGGCGACGTCGGCTGGTGGTTCGACACCGCGGCCCTTTCCCCCGAGGAGACCGTGGAGCACATCGTCCGGGAAGCCGGGATGGAGGCCGCCGCCGGGTCCAGCCGTCGTATCGCCGCCGACAGCGAGGGCTGCGACACGTGA
- a CDS encoding XdhC family protein gives MRELAETARQWAAQGRAGVLARPLTEQGFGPRHPADAVLIDQDGRCYGTLYRGVFDEYLAAEAAALPVGHTACVRAVSVHDDDVKRAGMTCGGQAEVLLQSLDTVPARWWDLLAEGADVALITQLDEQQTRVASTVATTAPEGDEGPAQAVARARELLTRRRAGRDSRDTDDGLVLIETFPAVPQLVVVGGGELAGLLTAQAQLLGWHATVETAAQDAVRRLAERPAAACLIVLSHEPDVDIPVLSAALTSGIPYVGALGSRRTQARRAADLVKAGLDEEQLGHIHGPIGLDLGARTPAETALAICAEVLAALDGR, from the coding sequence ATGCGTGAGCTGGCGGAGACGGCACGGCAGTGGGCGGCGCAGGGACGTGCGGGCGTTCTCGCCCGCCCCCTCACCGAGCAGGGCTTCGGTCCCCGGCACCCTGCCGACGCGGTCCTGATCGACCAGGACGGTCGGTGCTACGGCACCCTGTACCGCGGTGTGTTCGACGAGTACTTGGCCGCGGAGGCCGCCGCCCTGCCCGTGGGCCACACCGCATGCGTACGTGCGGTCTCCGTCCACGACGACGACGTGAAGCGGGCCGGCATGACCTGCGGCGGCCAGGCCGAGGTGCTGCTGCAATCCCTGGACACCGTGCCCGCCCGCTGGTGGGACCTGCTGGCCGAGGGAGCCGACGTCGCGCTGATCACCCAGCTGGACGAGCAGCAGACCCGAGTGGCCAGCACCGTGGCGACGACGGCGCCGGAGGGCGATGAAGGGCCCGCCCAGGCCGTCGCACGCGCTCGGGAACTGCTCACCCGCCGCCGGGCCGGTCGGGACTCCCGAGACACGGACGACGGACTCGTCCTCATCGAGACGTTCCCGGCCGTACCCCAACTGGTCGTCGTGGGAGGAGGCGAACTCGCCGGCCTGCTCACCGCGCAGGCCCAGCTGCTGGGCTGGCACGCCACGGTGGAGACCGCCGCGCAGGACGCCGTACGGCGGCTCGCCGAACGCCCGGCCGCCGCCTGCCTCATCGTCCTCTCCCATGAACCGGACGTCGACATCCCCGTCCTGTCCGCCGCGTTGACCAGCGGCATCCCTTACGTCGGTGCGCTGGGCTCACGCCGTACCCAGGCCCGGCGCGCTGCGGATCTCGTCAAGGCCGGCCTCGACGAGGAGCAGCTCGGGCACATCCACGGCCCCATCGGCCTCGACCTGGGCGCCCGTACTCCGGCCGAGACGGCACTGGCCATCTGCGCCGAGGTGCTCGCCGCCCTCGACGGACGCTAG
- a CDS encoding methyltransferase domain-containing protein encodes MIQILEHTPQEGPYAVGAALGAAGMPVEVCRAWAGDRVPDTVDDMVALVVTGGPVSDGADVLRHSAQLALLRAALEAEVPVLGVCLGAQLLAIAAGGTARPGTGARIGWGDVRTTAATHTDPLFATVPELLQVPHWHSGGTVGLPEKATLPASCEHHPAQAFRIGSSAWGIQFHLEADKAAAYALAGALPEGAAPAAEPTEAAPAEAMALAALTRHRDAVLKCFAAFVAERAEQTATRAFFTRRAATWEERFAADAPRYAAAAERMRLRPGRRVLDVGCGTGRVLPALRAQVGARGVVLGVDLTPAMLTAAAREGRAGDGSLLLADACRLPLPAGAVDGVFSAGLIDHVPDPAAALREWARVTTADGVLLLFHPSGRAERAARHGRPLDPDDPLAENNLRPALLSAGWDLTYYEDAPHHFLAHASRRAA; translated from the coding sequence GTGATCCAGATCTTGGAGCACACACCGCAGGAAGGGCCTTACGCCGTCGGCGCCGCGCTCGGGGCGGCCGGGATGCCGGTCGAGGTCTGCCGGGCCTGGGCGGGTGACCGGGTACCGGACACGGTGGACGACATGGTGGCCCTGGTGGTGACGGGCGGCCCTGTCTCCGACGGCGCGGACGTCCTCCGGCACAGCGCGCAACTGGCGCTGTTGCGGGCCGCGCTGGAGGCCGAGGTGCCCGTGCTGGGCGTGTGCCTCGGCGCTCAGCTGCTGGCGATCGCGGCGGGCGGCACCGCCCGGCCCGGTACCGGCGCGCGGATCGGCTGGGGTGACGTACGCACGACAGCCGCCACGCACACCGACCCGCTGTTCGCGACCGTGCCGGAGCTGCTGCAGGTGCCGCACTGGCACAGCGGCGGCACGGTCGGCCTTCCGGAGAAAGCCACGCTGCCGGCCTCCTGCGAGCACCACCCGGCGCAGGCGTTCCGGATCGGCAGCTCGGCATGGGGGATCCAGTTCCACCTGGAGGCGGACAAGGCGGCGGCGTACGCCCTCGCCGGGGCCCTCCCGGAAGGAGCGGCCCCGGCTGCGGAACCGACGGAGGCCGCGCCGGCGGAGGCGATGGCACTGGCAGCCCTGACCCGGCACCGCGACGCCGTGCTCAAGTGCTTCGCCGCCTTCGTCGCGGAGCGGGCCGAACAGACGGCGACCCGCGCGTTCTTCACCCGGCGGGCAGCCACTTGGGAGGAACGCTTCGCCGCCGACGCCCCCCGCTACGCGGCGGCCGCCGAGCGGATGCGACTGAGGCCCGGCCGGCGTGTCCTGGACGTGGGCTGCGGCACCGGCCGGGTCCTGCCCGCGCTGCGCGCCCAGGTCGGCGCCCGGGGCGTCGTCCTCGGAGTCGACCTCACACCGGCGATGCTCACGGCCGCGGCGCGCGAAGGCCGTGCCGGCGACGGCTCCTTGCTGCTGGCGGACGCCTGCCGCCTGCCGCTGCCGGCCGGTGCGGTGGACGGCGTCTTCAGCGCGGGCCTCATCGACCACGTCCCCGACCCCGCGGCGGCACTGCGCGAGTGGGCCAGGGTGACCACCGCCGACGGCGTCCTGCTGCTCTTCCACCCCTCCGGCCGCGCCGAACGTGCCGCCCGTCACGGACGCCCCCTCGACCCGGACGACCCGCTGGCCGAGAACAACCTCCGCCCCGCACTGCTGAGCGCCGGCTGGGACCTGACCTACTACGAGGATGCCCCACACCACTTCCTGGCGCACGCGTCCCGCCGGGCTGCTTGA
- a CDS encoding class I SAM-dependent methyltransferase, with protein sequence MPTLPSAHHGRLTEHEAHTQRRVAESYGTDAERYDRTRPRYPDALVERIIAAGRGRDLLDVGAGTGIAGLAFQSAGCTVLGVEPDPRMADFARHKGLEVEVARFEDWDPAGRTFDTLIAGTAWHWIDPVAGAAKAARTLRPGGRLALFWNVFRPAREVAEAFGAVYARVLPDSPIYQRAMAGPESCAGVVASASDGLAQSGAFGEPEQWHFDWDRHYTREEWLDQVPTFGGHGQLPSAELDALLAGLGDAIDAMGGSFTMHYTALVLTSVRTS encoded by the coding sequence ATGCCCACTCTACCTTCGGCGCATCATGGGCGCCTAACCGAGCACGAGGCACACACGCAGCGGAGGGTGGCGGAGTCGTACGGCACGGATGCCGAGCGGTACGACCGGACCCGGCCCCGCTACCCCGACGCCCTGGTGGAGCGCATCATCGCCGCCGGCCGCGGCCGCGACCTCCTCGACGTGGGCGCGGGCACCGGTATCGCCGGACTGGCCTTCCAGAGCGCCGGTTGCACGGTGCTGGGGGTCGAGCCCGACCCACGGATGGCGGATTTCGCGCGCCACAAGGGACTTGAGGTCGAGGTCGCCAGGTTCGAGGACTGGGACCCGGCCGGCCGGACCTTCGACACGCTGATCGCCGGAACGGCCTGGCACTGGATCGACCCGGTGGCCGGCGCCGCCAAGGCGGCCCGCACGCTCCGCCCCGGCGGCCGACTGGCCCTGTTCTGGAACGTGTTCCGGCCCGCCCGTGAAGTGGCCGAGGCGTTCGGCGCCGTCTACGCCCGGGTGCTGCCCGACTCGCCGATCTACCAGCGCGCGATGGCCGGCCCGGAGAGCTGCGCGGGCGTGGTCGCCAGCGCGTCCGACGGGCTCGCGCAGTCAGGCGCGTTCGGTGAACCCGAGCAGTGGCACTTCGACTGGGACCGCCACTACACCCGCGAGGAGTGGCTGGACCAAGTGCCGACCTTCGGCGGCCACGGCCAACTCCCCTCGGCCGAACTGGATGCCCTCCTCGCCGGCCTCGGAGACGCCATCGACGCAATGGGCGGCAGCTTCACCATGCACTACACCGCGCTGGTGCTGACCAGCGTGCGCACCTCGTGA
- a CDS encoding TetR/AcrR family transcriptional regulator, producing the protein MPTGIALRDAREQLFAAAERVLLREGANALTSRAVTTEAGVAKGLLHRHFADFDDFLVQFVLDRIGRIEAQAIALRESAGTGTVVDNLTRTLTDLFASIALKIVGLVISRDAVRTRLREVTGGGIPVLREATDMIRSYLGVERERGRVAADADIEALAPTLIGAAHLLFAGGEDTPPATGEVEKVVTTVIADTAV; encoded by the coding sequence GTGCCGACAGGGATCGCTCTGCGCGACGCGCGTGAGCAACTGTTCGCCGCCGCGGAGCGCGTGCTGCTCCGGGAGGGGGCGAACGCGTTGACCAGCCGGGCGGTCACCACCGAGGCGGGGGTCGCCAAGGGCCTGCTGCACCGGCACTTCGCGGACTTCGACGACTTCCTCGTCCAGTTCGTCCTGGACCGCATCGGCCGGATCGAGGCTCAGGCCATCGCGCTGCGCGAGTCCGCCGGCACCGGCACCGTCGTCGACAACCTGACCCGCACGCTGACCGACCTGTTCGCATCGATCGCCCTGAAGATCGTCGGGCTCGTCATCTCCCGCGACGCCGTACGCACCAGACTGCGCGAGGTCACAGGTGGCGGCATTCCGGTGCTGCGGGAAGCCACCGACATGATCCGCTCCTACCTCGGCGTCGAGCGCGAACGGGGGCGGGTCGCAGCCGACGCCGACATCGAGGCGCTCGCACCCACGTTGATCGGCGCCGCCCATCTCCTGTTCGCCGGAGGGGAAGACACTCCACCGGCGACCGGCGAGGTCGAGAAGGTCGTCACCACGGTCATCGCGGACACCGCAGTCTAG